The sequence GGGAAATGCTGGCTTTGATGTTGGATCCGGGAGTCACTCCATGCCTGGAATAGCCCCCACTGTTGGAATTGTCTCCTGTAGCTTCCTCAGGGCCGGCTGTGGACATCTGGGACTCGATGTGCCACTGAGGAACAGTTTCACATGAGGGCCTCCCCTGGCTGCCCGGGCCGTTCCGCAGTGTGTGAATACAGGGAAGCCCTCAAGGACCTCCGTGTCACCGGCCTGGTGGTGCTCTGGGTGCTGTTCTGAGCAGCTGGAGATGGTGTTCGCCTGCTGCCCTGAGGCCTTCTGGTCCGGCTCTGGGAACCTGGGTCCCTACCTTGCAGCAGGGAGCGGCTACGTGTCCGGCTTGTTCCCCGCTGCCTGGAACGCCTTCTGCGTGCAGCCACTGTGGCTGCTCAGGAGGATCCCGATGTGCCCCGTCTGGTGGATGGgtgtgagctgctgctttcagctcttGGGGCTGCCGCGTGTCTGCTGCCACGGTGTGCTTGCTGCAGCTCAGATGCATCCTGATGGTCAGGAAAACGTGAGCGGATTGTCCCACGTTCGGTGCCCAGCTCACTGGTCTGACtgctgagctctggcagctgggAACTGTGTGATGGCCCTGATGCTGCCTGGCTGGTGGGGCCGGACCTGCTGTCCTCTGGTTCCTAGGGGCTGTGGGATGGTTGCAGGCCCTcctggctggcagtgctgggcccaGCAAGCTCCGAGATGGTGCTGGAGGCTGTAAGGGGAGGCGGGAAGGTCAGCAGGGTGAAGCTGTAGCCCTAGGTAGGGACAGGCTGCCAGCCCTCCTGGGGCAGAGAGACTCTGGCAAAGCTGCCCTGAGCACTTGCTGGCAGGCCTTGCCTGGCCCCAGCGCGGTgccacacagctgaattgcctctTACCGGTACCCAGgccagcacagctgtcacactCCCACGTGGCTGTTGTGTTGCTCAAGTGGGAGCACCGTCGGTGAGTGCCCTGGCAGCACGAGGAGCTGCACAGGATcagctgccagggcctgggGAAGCGAAAGGGGTTGTGGCTGTGAGGACCAAGTGACCAAGCGAGGGAGTGCCTGGCACAGTCACATCTCTGGTGCTCTGCCCTTGCTCCCCCAGCCTGTGGTGAGGCTGAGTCCCCCATGGAGCCTCAGTGAGCTGCCATGGTAACTCACCCCCTTATATCTGCCTGTCGTCTGCCTCTAGGGTAAAGGCACCTGCTAGCATCGCAGCGCTGGTGCCTCTGGAGGAGCGACGCGTATGCACGGTAGTTGTCCCATGATGGTCTTCTACAAGAGAAGGGAGGGAAACTGATGagcccccagtgtccccagcatCAGATGTAAGGTTATCCCATCTCATCCACCCCAACGCCCCTTTTAGCTTCTTCATGAAGCTGAGGCATGTGCCCATGAGACAGCAAAGGGCCAGGCCTGCCAAGACATGCCTGGGCAGGCTCAGCACTTGCACCTTCTCATCTGTGTGGTTTGGCAGAAGGACACCAACCTGGCTGGGATTTGGATCCCCATGGTAGACATTTCGTCACAGAATACGGCATTGTCTCTACAACTGGGGCACCGGAAGCACATAGTGCCAGCATTCAATGCCTGtttctgcaggagaagcacaagCAGGGTGAGCGTAAGCAGTGCCTGGTGTTGCTGAGCACTGAGCATGCCTGCAGGGTGAGGAGAGGGCTCCTACCTGGACGCATCCCCGGTGGAACCAGGCATGTGTGCACGCTGGGCACACCATGGTGTGGTAGGACAAACTGTCCCCCACGGTCTCCTGGCAGATGACGCAGATAGTGTCTTCTGCTGGAGCTGTATCTGCTGTCTGTCGAGGGCGGTGCTCCCAACAGAAGGATCTGGGGGAAGATGGAAGGGATGGGCACAGTGAGAAGTGCTGTGAGGatgcagaggagcaggaaggagcCCCAGGCCCTGGCTCTGGCAGGCCTGGGAGGTAACCTTGTGAGTTCCTCCCTGGCTTGGCTGCTGCAGACAGCCCTTACCTGTGCTCTCCAAAATACTGTGTGATGCATTCCCCATCTGCAGCGCAGGGCAGGTGGAAGCAGCGTGCACAGCCGCTCTCTGCGCATGTGATGGCAGCCCCCCTCTCGCCGCAAACACAGCATTGctggaaaaagcagaacagccccatcagcagcaggcacagggcCTCCACAGCCGGCCTCACACCTTTGGGCAGGGCACAGGATGTGGGCACTTCTGGGTCACACTCTACAAAGCAGCTTAGTGGACAGGGCTGAACCCCTATGGGCAGGCCTTTGTCCTGGAGGCGGTTGGAAGGCTGTGATTGCTTTCCTTGGGTCCAGACTAAGCTGGTGTGAGCCCCTCCTGGCACAAATCTGCCCTGCTCCCTTCAGGTCCTCACCTTCTGGTTTGCCTGCTTGACCTTGTGTGTGAGGGCAGCAAGGTCAATGCCCGTAGATTCCTCCCCTGGAGGTCTTTCTTCCAAAGCGATGTGGGCAAAAATCTgtaggagagaaaagagcaggaacTCATGAGGTCAGGAAGGAAGGGAGCATCCCGGCTGGAAGCAGACAGGATCGCCCGGGGAACTCACCAAGCAGAACTCATGGATAGACATGCGACTGTCGCCAATAGTGCGTCCGAAGATGTCCGGGTCATCATCTGCCCGGCCACACAGCATGCACACTGCTGAGGAGAGAGCAAATGTGAGCAGCGGTGAGCACCTGGCTGGGCCAGATGTCCCTCAGGGCTGTCCCCAGGGTCctgtgctctgtgcctgccGTGCTGGCTGGAGGCGGTGGAGGGGAAGGGGCCATGGCAGGTCCAAGGCAGTCACAGCCCCAAGCGTCGGGGCCCCCTTTCTTGCCAAGGAGCAGAGGGGCCCCTGCGCCATGCCTGTCTGGGAGCTCCTGCCTGCCCCTTTCTCccctctcagctctcagccGCAGGCAGAGCCCCAGCACCCCTCTGCCCAGCGCTGGGAGCTGTGCGCAGGGATGCTGTGCTCTCACCTGGCTCCTCTGAGCTGGAGGCCTTCCTCTTCTTATTGGACATGATTGCGCGTTGACGGTGAGCACTACAAGAGTCCCTGCTCTCTCCACGCCTCACCAGGCCGCACTGACGCTCCGCCTGAGCCCGACAGCCTTTGCTCCAAGCTTCACGCGTCACACTGGCCGCTCCCTGAcacccactgtgacatcacagtCACTGCCTCGTGGTGGCTGTGGGTGCCGGGCCCTTGGCTTCCAAGCAGGAGAGCGGCAGctctacagcttctctgtgtAACCTCTGAAAGAACTTTCTTCCAACAACCTGTGTCgatctcccctctttttgtCAATAGTGTGCATCACACCCAGCACAGCTAATTTCCTCGTTTGCTCGACTCCTTTCTGCATGGTTGTCCTCTTGCCTGGGTAACATACCAGATCTTCCACGAGGGGATACCTCTTCTTCAGTGCTGACAAGGATCGCCCTCACCGtagagaatttcttcctagtatctggtttaaatctgccctcttccagTTGAAGGCTGTTTTCCATCGTCttgttgctacatgccctttaaaaaaaacatctttcctgtaggtcccTTTCAGGCACTGGAAGGACTCAGTTGAGTTCTCCGCTGTGCCTTCTGTTACCTAGTCTGTAGAGCcccggctccctcagcctgtcttcacaggggagctgctccagccccctgatcatctttgtggcccttctctggaccccctccaacagctccctgtctttcttgtactgggtgccccagacctggatgccttagtccagatggggcctcgcgagggcagagtagagagggacaatcccttccctgtccctgctggccacctctcttctgatggacCCCGGCTTTCCATTTGCTTTGTGAGCTGCcggagcacattgctggctcatgttcaggttttcatccatcaagacccccgggttcttctctgcagggctactcaCAAGGATTGTTCCTTCCCGTTTGTATATATGCCTGagattcctccggcccaagtgccaaaccttgcactttggtgtgttgaacctcattggACTCAGCTGGGCCCACCCTTTTCAGTTTGTTGgggtctctctgaatggcatcccttccttccactgtgtcaactgcagcactcagcttggtgtcatcagcaaacttgctgagggtgcactcaattccaccATCGATGACCACTGATAGAGATGTTAAAGAGTGTCGGTCCCAAAACAGACCTCTGGGGGACACAGCTCGTGACCGGCCTCTACCAGGACATAAACCCTCTATCACCACCCtttgtctgcagcctttcaaccaattccttatccaccagGCGGTCTACCCATCAAATCCCcatctctccaatttggagataaggacGTGGTGGGGGACCATCAGGGGCTTTacacaagtccaggtaaatgacattggtCACCTTCCttttgtccaccaatgccgtcACTCCGTCATATGGAGTGATGTTCCCAGTGACATGTCACCCAGGCCCTAGGCCCTAGGCACACCTCCCTAGGAGGAGGGATCTGAACGGCACGTGGGATCCTCTGTTCCCCTCAGAAGGGAGTCCCCCATGATgacatctcttctttttttcttgattgaTGATGTGGTGACACAGGGCAGTCTGACTTGCCCAGGGCAACCCCTCCAACGCGGAGGGACCTTCATCCACATCTCCCATCTGTCCAGCTCCAGAACCTCATACCTATTCATAGAATGGCcggggttgaaaaggaccaaaaTGATCaactagtttcaacccccctgctgtgtgcagggtctccaGCCACTAGACCACGCTGCCCaaaaccacatccagcctggccttgaatgcctccagggatgggtcatccacaacctccttggacagcctgttcctaatatctaacctaaactcCTCCTattatctaacctaaacttcccctgtctcagtttaaaaccattcttcctTATCCTATCACTCTCCACCCTTGCAAACAGTTGAGTTTGAGaaggacctgggcatcctgatggataaaaaacttaacatgagccagcagtgtgcatcCTGGACTTCATCAGGAGAGGAggggccagcagggacagggagattGTCCCTCTGCACTGTATCCATGcaaggccccatctggaatactgtgcccaggtctggagcccccagtacaagaaatacagagagctgttggagagggtccagaggagggccacaaacaTGACTGGGGGCTGGGGCAccttccctacaaagacaggctgagggagatggacttgttcagcctggagaaaagaaggctgcgagTTGACCTCATTGCAccctttcagtacctaaagggagcctatgaACAGGAGGAGGGTCAATTCTTCAAAAGGGTAGAtgacagcaggacaaggggaaatggttttaagatgaaggagggaagattaaggttggatgtcagggggaagttctttactgtgggAGTGGAGAAGTGCTGtaacaagttgcccagagaggttgtgtatgccccgtccatccctggaggtgttcagggacaGGTTGGATGcggccctgggcaatctggtctggtattaaatggggaggtttgtggccgtgcctgtgTCGTGGcggttggagcttcatgatctttggtgtgttgaacctcattggATTCAGCTGGGCTCACCTTTTGAGTTCGTTGggggccattctatgattctatgaaacagtCATACCCGTCCTGTTTATACACTGCTTTCAAATACCtgaggtattcaaggccaggtttgGTGTGGCCCTGAGCAATCTTGTCcagtaccagatctggaggtttgTGGCGCTGCCTGTAGAGGTTTGGATCCTCTGAGTGAGTTCcaaccattttatgattttctgattctctgattctaggATGAAGATAATGGGTCCGTTTTTAAGTAGAGGAGTatcagtgccagtgcctcagaATGGGTTTGAGTTGCTTACGAATGTGTTTCAAGGACAAAAAGGAAACCACGGTTATTTGATATTTCTGTAATCTCTTTACTAAATGTTCAGTTGCTTGTGTTTGATTTTATTGAAGTAATTCTTTATGTGCAATAGCTCAAACTAAATGAGTAGATTTTCACTGtcaactgtttttctctgctgtcttGACTATTTTCATGTAGCTAGGCAGAGAGGCACACagcaaatctattttaaaatctgcagtAACTGCGCAATTAGATATTTGCacaatattttccttatttgcGTATTCAGCTTTGGACTTTGTCAGTTACCAAGTACATAATTCTCTGTCTTAAAATGAAACACCCTAGAGATTTAAAGAGAGTTCCAATAACTTGTAAGTATATATAAGACTTATCTAGAGAAACAGTTAGATaaactgtggctttttttttcttttctttttttttttttttttttgtgtgtggattATTCTCTCTTCTGATTTGTTTTAGTTAATATGCACCTGAAAACTGTAAAAGTGAAGACTTCTTGTTCATGGTCCAAGCATACTGCAAAGCCATATATGCACTTTTCAGTTATATCTTTCAAAACATCCCAACATCCTTCCTCAGCgcttcatcattttcttccaaagaatgAGGCTATtcatatctatttttaaatttctgtaggATGTTCTGACTGCAGAATGATGACTGTATTTCAGTTGAACAGACACAACAGAGGAATAATGTACAGGCTATTTTAATAAAGCTTATCCTTTGTCTTCTGCGGTTCTTTTTTATTCTATTCCCCAACCTTACACAGGAGGAGTGTGTGGCAGTGTATTTTTAAGTTTAATACCTGAGTATTCTCGGAGCAGAGGCAATTGAATGCTTGTGATATCAAAATTTGTGATACCAAAAAAGAAATTGACAATTTCTCCTTGCGTAGTGAGGCCTCAGCTTTTTATGATCAATTGGAAATTAATGCAGGTCATTAAAATATAGGCATAATATGGTATCTGCATGAAATACTATCAAAATA is a genomic window of Meleagris gallopavo isolate NT-WF06-2002-E0010 breed Aviagen turkey brand Nicholas breeding stock chromosome 1, Turkey_5.1, whole genome shotgun sequence containing:
- the LOC104917230 gene encoding PHD finger protein 7-like → MSNKKRKASSSEEPAVCMLCGRADDDPDIFGRTIGDSRMSIHEFCLIFAHIALEERPPGEESTGIDLAALTHKVKQANQKQCCVCGERGAAITCAESGCARCFHLPCAADGECITQYFGEHRSFCWEHRPRQTADTAPAEDTICVICQETVGDSLSYHTMVCPACTHAWFHRGCVQKQALNAGTMCFRCPSCRDNAVFCDEMSTMGIQIPARRPSWDNYRAYASLLQRHQRCDASRCLYPRGRRQADIRGPWQLILCSSSCCQGTHRRCSHLSNTTATWECDSCAGLGTASSTISELAGPSTASQEGLQPSHSP